From Zingiber officinale cultivar Zhangliang chromosome 5B, Zo_v1.1, whole genome shotgun sequence, the proteins below share one genomic window:
- the LOC121985248 gene encoding probable xyloglucan 6-xylosyltransferase 1 codes for MSVLGRCLGVRRERQLQRALRNGRLTLICLVLTVVVLRGTIGAGRFGTPEKDLHDLRRLLHRQQHLPHRALAEQHRDASFLADDADDPPRDPSAPYSLGPQISDWDQQRADWLRRHPDRPSFVSPSKPRVLLVTGSSPEPCANPVGDYFLLKFIKNKIDYCRVHGLEIFYNMASFDAQMAGFWAKLPLIRSLLLSHPEVEFLWWMDSDAMFTDMVFELPWERYGPYNLVMHGWEEMVYDEHNWIGLNTGSFLLRNCQWSLDLLDAWAPMGPKGETRIEAGKVLTAYLKDRPVFEADDQSAMVYLLATQRERWGDKVHLENGYYLHGYWGILVDRFEEMIQNDRPGLGDHRWPLVTHFVGCKPCGKFGDYSVERCFKQMDRAFNFGDNQILQMYGFTHKSLNSRSVKRIRNETDNPLDLKDDLGLLHPEFRAATKVTQS; via the coding sequence ATGTCGGTGCTGGGTCGGTGTTTGGGCGTACGGCGGGAGCGGCAGCTGCAGCGGGCGCTCCGCAATGGCCGCCTCACTCTCATCTGCCTCGTCCTCACCGTCGTCGTCCTCCGTGGAACTATCGGCGCTGGCCGCTTCGGCACGCCCGAGAAGGACCTCCACGACCTCCGCCGCCTCCTCCACCGCCAGCAGCACCTCCCCCACCGCGCCCTCGCCGAGCAGCACCGGGACGCCTCCTTCTTGGCCGATGACGCAGACGACCCCCCGCGCGATCCCTCCGCCCCTTACTCCCTCGGCCCCCAGATCTCCGATTGGGACCAGCAGCGCGCGGATTGGCTCCGCCGGCACCCTGACCGCCCCAGCTTCGTTTCCCCCAGCAAACCCCGCGTGCTCCTCGTCACCGGTTCCTCCCCCGAGCCCTGTGCGAATCCCGTCGGCGACTATTTCCTCCTCAAGTTCATCAAGAACAAGATCGACTACTGCCGCGTCCATGGCCTAGAGATCTTCTACAATATGGCTAGCTTCGACGCCCAAATGGCCGGCTTCTGGGCCAAGCTGCCGCTGATCCGTTCGCTCCTCCTCTCCCATCCCGAGGTTGAGTTTCTCTGGTGGATGGACAGCGACGCTATGTTCACGGACATGGTCTTCGAGCTCCCTTGGGAGCGCTACGGCCCCTATAACCTCGTGATGCACGGTTGGGAGGAGATGGTGTACGACGAACACAACTGGATCGGCCTCAACACCGGCAGCTTTCTTCTTCGCAACTGCCAATGGTCGCTAGATCTCCTCGACGCCTGGGCGCCCATGGGCCCTAAAGGAGAGACTCGAATTGAGGCCGGTAAGGTCCTCACCGCCTACCTCAAGGACCGACCCGTCTTCGAGGCCGACGACCAGTCCGCCATGGTCTATCTCCTGGCCACCCAGCGGGAACGATGGGGCGACAAGGTCCACCTCGAGAACGGATACTACCTCCACGGCTACTGGGGCATCCTCGTCGACCGCTTCGAGGAAATGATCCAGAATGACCGCCCGGGACTCGGCGACCACCGCTGGCCCCTCGTCACCCACTTCGTCGGATGCAAGCCCTGCGGCAAATTCGGGGATTATTCAGTGGAGCGCTGCTTCAAACAGATGGACCGCGCCTTCAATTTCGGGGACAACCAGATCTTGCAGATGTATGGCTTCACTCACAAATCACTCAACAGTAGAAGCGTGAAACGGATCCGGAACGAGACCGACAACCCCTTGGATCTCAAGGATGACCTAGGGCTGCTCCATCCAGAATTCAGGGCCGCCACCAAGGTCACTCAATCTTGA